In the genome of Acidobacteriota bacterium, one region contains:
- a CDS encoding aminotransferase class III-fold pyridoxal phosphate-dependent enzyme, producing the protein MTISRQPYGDRDRTFEAFARHVNAGKVAMYRQLGLDVVMGARGGATFTDAWSDETFINCHCNGGVFNLGHRHPRVVAALHNALDSLDIGNHHLVSGWRARLAERLSHTTQDRLPGVVFGVGGGEAIDLAIKMARAGTARQGIVSASGGYHGHTGLAMAAGDPEFRDPFGPNPPGFVQVPFDDLDALEAAVDDACAAVLLEPIPATLGMPIAAPGYFAGVQALCRKHGTKLIVDEVQTGLGRTGAMWAYQHEGIEPDLVVCGKGLSGGLYPIAATLMTGELFAFFDTHPHIHISTFGGAEIGCAVALEVLDVIEEPGFLDRVNELSDRLQRDLAGLPFEIRRRGLMMGFAFAENGAGMVAAASLYKAGVFTVWANNDPSVLQFLPPLILTDDEADQLIGRIRAAFG; encoded by the coding sequence ATGACCATCAGCCGCCAACCGTACGGTGATCGCGACAGGACCTTCGAGGCGTTCGCCCGACACGTCAACGCCGGCAAGGTCGCGATGTACCGTCAGCTCGGCCTCGACGTCGTGATGGGCGCCCGCGGCGGCGCCACCTTCACCGACGCCTGGTCCGACGAGACGTTCATCAACTGCCACTGCAACGGGGGCGTCTTCAACCTCGGCCACCGCCATCCCAGGGTCGTGGCAGCGTTGCACAACGCTCTCGACTCGCTCGACATCGGCAACCACCACCTGGTCTCGGGTTGGCGAGCCCGGCTCGCTGAAAGGCTCTCTCATACCACCCAAGATCGGCTGCCCGGCGTCGTCTTCGGCGTCGGCGGCGGCGAGGCGATCGACCTCGCCATCAAGATGGCCCGTGCCGGGACAGCACGCCAGGGCATCGTCTCCGCCAGCGGCGGCTACCACGGCCACACCGGTCTCGCGATGGCGGCCGGGGACCCCGAGTTCCGTGATCCCTTCGGCCCCAACCCACCCGGCTTCGTTCAGGTGCCCTTCGACGATCTGGACGCTCTCGAAGCGGCCGTCGATGACGCCTGCGCGGCGGTTCTCCTCGAGCCGATCCCCGCCACGCTCGGAATGCCGATTGCCGCACCCGGCTACTTCGCCGGAGTGCAGGCCCTGTGCAGGAAGCATGGCACGAAGCTGATCGTCGACGAGGTCCAGACGGGTCTCGGACGCACCGGCGCGATGTGGGCCTATCAGCACGAGGGCATCGAGCCAGACCTTGTTGTCTGCGGCAAAGGGCTCAGCGGAGGCCTGTACCCGATTGCAGCCACCCTCATGACCGGCGAGCTCTTCGCCTTCTTCGACACCCACCCGCACATCCACATCTCGACCTTCGGCGGTGCAGAGATCGGCTGCGCGGTGGCGCTCGAGGTGCTCGACGTCATCGAAGAGCCCGGGTTCCTGGATCGGGTGAACGAGCTTTCCGACCGGCTGCAGCGAGACCTCGCCGGTCTCCCGTTCGAAATTCGTCGCCGCGGTCTCATGATGGGATTCGCTTTCGCGGAGAACGGTGCGGGAATGGTCGCCGCCGCCTCACTCTACAAGGCGGGTGTGTTCACCGTCTGGGCCAACAACGATCCGAGCGTATTGCAGTTCCTGCCGCCCCTAATTCTCACTGACGACGAGGCCGACCAGCTGATCGGCCGGATCCGGGCGGCCTTCGGGTGA